One window from the genome of Bacillus tianshenii encodes:
- the recR gene encoding recombination mediator RecR produces the protein MHYPEPISKLIDSFMKLPGIGPKTAVRLAFHVLEMKEDDVLDFGKALVNAKRQLTHCSICHHITDQDPCSICEDNHRDKSIICVVQDSKDVIAVEKMREYNGLYHVLQGAISPMDGIGPEDINVPDLLKRLQDETVQELILATDPTIEGEATAMYISRLVKPTGIRITRIAHGLPVGGDLEYADEVTLSKALEGRREL, from the coding sequence ATGCACTATCCTGAACCGATTTCGAAGTTGATTGACAGTTTTATGAAATTGCCGGGCATTGGTCCGAAGACAGCAGTCCGTCTTGCTTTTCACGTATTAGAAATGAAGGAAGATGATGTGCTTGATTTCGGTAAAGCGCTAGTCAATGCTAAACGGCAGCTTACACATTGTTCGATTTGTCATCATATAACCGATCAAGATCCTTGTTCGATCTGTGAAGACAATCATCGGGATAAGAGCATCATTTGTGTCGTGCAAGATTCAAAGGATGTTATCGCTGTTGAGAAGATGAGGGAATACAATGGCCTTTATCACGTGCTTCAAGGGGCGATTTCTCCTATGGATGGTATAGGGCCAGAGGATATTAATGTGCCCGATCTATTGAAGCGGCTCCAAGATGAAACTGTTCAAGAGTTAATTTTGGCTACTGATCCGACCATTGAAGGTGAAGCAACGGCAATGTATATTTCCCGTCTTGTAAAACCAACAGGTATAAGAATTACACGAATTGCTCATGGATTACCTGTAGGCGGGGATTTGGAATATGCGGATGAAGTGACATTGTCGAAGGCGCTGGAAGGTCGTCGAGAGCTTTAG
- a CDS encoding pro-sigmaK processing inhibitor BofA family protein — MEPVIVFSILGGLILLLLILGAPIKPLQIIGQGCVKLIVGALLLFFLNAFGTSLGMHIPINFITAAISGFLGLPGLAALVAIEAIILI; from the coding sequence GTGGAACCGGTGATTGTGTTTTCAATTTTGGGAGGATTAATTTTGTTGTTGCTGATACTTGGTGCCCCAATTAAGCCTTTGCAAATAATTGGACAAGGTTGTGTTAAATTAATTGTTGGTGCATTATTGCTATTCTTTCTAAATGCATTTGGCACGTCACTAGGTATGCATATCCCAATTAACTTTATAACGGCTGCCATTTCTGGCTTTCTAGGTTTGCCAGGGCTTGCAGCACTTGTTGCTATTGAGGCAATCATTCTGATATAA
- a CDS encoding YaaL family protein, which translates to MRLFRRRKKLSQERDEKLLSLLHKTKTEWMNTKDLYEKSVEPSDELRMELQLTKAKYIYLMKEAKQCNLRLRGRS; encoded by the coding sequence GTGCGGCTTTTTAGGAGAAGGAAGAAGTTATCCCAAGAGCGTGATGAGAAGCTTCTTTCATTACTACACAAAACCAAGACAGAGTGGATGAACACCAAGGATTTATATGAAAAAAGTGTTGAGCCATCTGATGAGCTGCGGATGGAATTGCAACTCACCAAAGCAAAGTATATCTATTTAATGAAAGAAGCAAAACAATGCAATTTAAGGTTAAGAGGGCGGAGCTAA